The genomic interval TTCAGCCTGGTGGCGGTGCTTACATTTGTGGCGAGGAAACAGCTCTACTGGAATCTCTGGAAGGTAAAAGAGGAAATCCTCGTAATAAACCACCATTTCCTGCGGTAAAAGGACTTTATCAGAGCCCAACTGTTGTGAATAATGTTGAATCCATTGCTAATATGTCATGGGTGATCAACAATGGCGGTGAAGCTTATGCAGCCATTGGAATTGGCCGTAGTGCCGGAACCAAGCTTATTTCTGCATCAGGACATATCCAGAAACCAGGTGTTTATGAAATTGAGCTGGGATTAAGTGTTGAAGAGTTTCTTAATTCAGACGAGTATTGCGGTGGAATCCGTAAAGGGCATCATCTGAAAGCATTAGTGGCAGGTGGTTCCTCTGTACCTATTTTGCCTGCTCATCTAATTATGAAAACGGCAAATGGTGAGGACAGGCTTATGAGTTACGAATCTTTGTCGGACGGTGGTTTTGCAACCGGAACTATGTTGGGATCCGGTGGTTTTATCGTTTTTGATGAAACGGCCTGTATCGTTCGAAACACATGGAATTTTTCCCGCTTTTACCATCATGAATCTTGCGGGCAATGCAGCCCATGCCGTGAAGGAACGGGATGGATGGAAAAAGTACTGCACAGAATTGAACATGGGCATGGAAGCATGCATGATATAGATTTGCTGGTTGATATTGCAAAGAAAATAGAAGGAAACACAATTTGCCCGCTTGGAGATGCGGCAGCCTGGCCAATTGCCAGTGCAGTCCGGCATTTCCGGGATGAATTTATGTGGCATATTTTGCATCCTCAGGAAGCTTCCCGGCCAGGAGCCGTCTATCAGGGCGAAATGGCATTGGTCTAAAAATTCAGGTGTGATTCGGATAAAAGAAAATGGAAGAAGTAAAACCACAATTGATAAAAATTACTTTCGACGGAATTGAAGTTGAAGTAGAACCGGGAACAACCATCATGCAGGCTGCACGTAAAATTGCAGAAGCAGATGATAGTCAGGCGGGATTAGTTCCTCCTGCTATGTGCTATTACAAGCCATTGCCTGCTTCGGGAGGAAAATGCCGTGCTTGTCTGGTACGTGTTGCACAAGGTTCAACAAAAGATCCGCGACCAATGCCTAAATTCGTTCCTTCATGCATAACGCAGGTACAGGAAGGAATGGTAGTCGAAAATACGACTAACCCGGCCGTTCTGGATACAAGAAAAAGTATCGTTGAATTTTTATTGATCAATCATCCGCTCGATTGTCCTATATGCGATCAGGCTGGTGAATGTCATCTGCAGGATTTTGCATTTGAGCATGGCTCGGTAAAAACACGTTACGAAGAAGAAAGAAGGACTTTTGAAAAAATAGATATTGGTCCGTTCATCCAGTTACATATGACACGCTGCATTCTTTGCTACCGTTGTGTATATACTGCTGATCAGATTACGAATAAA from Dyadobacter sp. NIV53 carries:
- a CDS encoding 2Fe-2S iron-sulfur cluster-binding protein, with product MEEVKPQLIKITFDGIEVEVEPGTTIMQAARKIAEADDSQAGLVPPAMCYYKPLPASGGKCRACLVRVAQGSTKDPRPMPKFVPSCITQVQEGMVVENTTNPAVLDTRKSIVEFLLINHPLDCPICDQAGECHLQDFAFEHGSVKTRYEEERRTFEKIDIGPFIQLHMTRCILCYRCVYTADQITNKREHGVMGRGDASEISTYIEKAIDNDFSGNVIDVCPVGALTDKTYRFKNRVWFSKPEDAHCNCDKCSGKVIIWYRGDEVIRITARKNVWGEVNEFICNTCRFERKKTSDWTLEGPTKVKRSSVISANKYRSDLIKKTDFSLRLAATQFKPIDDERAYVTDTETIRHQSIENNDKANHRSLAQNNN
- the nuoF gene encoding NADH-quinone oxidoreductase subunit NuoF; this encodes MARKILTEYINVPGIETFDVYRKQGGYNAVEKALKTMTPEEVVEEAKKSGIRGRGGAGFPMGMKWGFLAKPEGVPRYLVCNADESEPGTFKDHHLMKCLPHLLIEGMIISSYALGAKKSFIYVRGELMYVIRILEKAIEEAKAKGFLGKNILGTGYDLELVVQPGGGAYICGEETALLESLEGKRGNPRNKPPFPAVKGLYQSPTVVNNVESIANMSWVINNGGEAYAAIGIGRSAGTKLISASGHIQKPGVYEIELGLSVEEFLNSDEYCGGIRKGHHLKALVAGGSSVPILPAHLIMKTANGEDRLMSYESLSDGGFATGTMLGSGGFIVFDETACIVRNTWNFSRFYHHESCGQCSPCREGTGWMEKVLHRIEHGHGSMHDIDLLVDIAKKIEGNTICPLGDAAAWPIASAVRHFRDEFMWHILHPQEASRPGAVYQGEMALV